One Coccinella septempunctata chromosome 1, icCocSept1.1, whole genome shotgun sequence DNA window includes the following coding sequences:
- the LOC123322688 gene encoding melatonin receptor type 1B-B-like isoform X1, with protein sequence MNFVKLNSTDVPDSEYMSPVTLSDDWSRMARLIVLVCLASVGSVGNVFMISAVMIDDYLRKKGNTFVVNIALADFLVTGFVVPASAVVILAGIQDSLEVCRFQWFLAALCFLVSVLSIAAVAGENYLRLCCSAEANAKLTSGKITTLLVVFWSMSSLTSGLQFAPRLSFDYCTRKTPGLIPYQITVAVVFVFLPVFLTLYYFVTTYIKMKGIRIDRPNYKIPVTVKWDHSLMLTNLYSFIFFVVFWLPFGVVLAVGTVNRIPNRIFYNFAWLGISKSCINSIIYCITNRHFRGAYIKLFHYCCCKTTVSFSRRHRPEGIRPSGDVRVHIIPGYNMYCSPQRGREGQLKRCTTSRANGGDIYEL encoded by the exons ATGAACTTCGTGAAGTTAAATAGCACGGATGTTCCAGATAGTGAATATATGTCCCCTGTTACTTTGAGCGATGACTGGTCTAGAATGGCCAGGTTGATAGTGCTAGTTTGTTTGGCATCCGTAGGGAGTGTCGGAAATGTTTTTATGATAAGTGCTGTTATGATTGACGACTATTTGAGGAAAAAAG gtaaTACGTTTGTTGTGAATATTGCACTGGCTGACTTCTTGGTTACTGGATTTGTAGTACCAGCATCAGCCGTTGTTATTTTGGCTGGCATTCAAGATAGTTTGGAAGTTTGTCGGTTCCAGTGGTTCCTTGCAGCACTATGTTTTTTAGTTAGCGTACTGTCCATTGCAGCAGTTGCTGGTGAAAATTATCTCCGGCTTTGCTGCTCAGCAGAAGCCAATGCAAAACTCACTTCCGGTAAAATAACAACGCTTCTAGTAGTATTTTGGAGTATGAGTAGTTTAACATCAGGATTGCAGTTTGCCCCAAGACTCTCTTTCGACTACTGTACAAGAAAAACACCTGGACTTATTCCTTACCAGATAACCGTTGCTGTAGTGTTTGTCTTTCTACCAGTTTTTTTGACTTTGTATTATTTTGTGACGACTTATATCAAAATGAAGGGTATTAGAATCGATAGACCAAACTATAAAATTCCTGTAACTGTGAAATGGGACCATTCTCTTATGCTTACTAATCTATACAGTTTCATATTTTTCGTAGTGTTTTGGTTACCGTTTGGAGTAGTTTTAGCCGTAGGCACAGTGAATAGAATACCAAatagaattttttataattttgcgTGGCTAGGGATTAGTAAGTCCTGCATTAATAGCATAATTTATTGCATCACTAATAGGCATTTTAGAGGAGCTTACATAAAACTCTTCCATTATTGCTGCTGCAAGACGACCGTTTCGTTTTCCAGGAGACACAGACCTGAAGGCATTAGACCTTCGGGAGACGTAAGAGTTCATATTATACCTGGCTATAACATGTATTGCAGCCCCCAACGGGGAAGGGAAGGCCAACTCAAACGATGTACTACTTCGCGGGCAAATGGTGGAGATATTTATGAATTATGA
- the LOC123322688 gene encoding melatonin receptor type 1B-like isoform X2, whose translation MNFVKLNSTDVPDSEYMSPVTLSDDWSRMARLIVLVCLASVGSVGNVFMISAVMIDDYLRKKGNTFVVNIALADFLVTGFVVPASAVVILAGIQDSLEVCRFQWFLAALCFLVSVLSIAAVAGENYLRLCCSAEANAKLTSGDTDLKALDLRET comes from the exons ATGAACTTCGTGAAGTTAAATAGCACGGATGTTCCAGATAGTGAATATATGTCCCCTGTTACTTTGAGCGATGACTGGTCTAGAATGGCCAGGTTGATAGTGCTAGTTTGTTTGGCATCCGTAGGGAGTGTCGGAAATGTTTTTATGATAAGTGCTGTTATGATTGACGACTATTTGAGGAAAAAAG gtaaTACGTTTGTTGTGAATATTGCACTGGCTGACTTCTTGGTTACTGGATTTGTAGTACCAGCATCAGCCGTTGTTATTTTGGCTGGCATTCAAGATAGTTTGGAAGTTTGTCGGTTCCAGTGGTTCCTTGCAGCACTATGTTTTTTAGTTAGCGTACTGTCCATTGCAGCAGTTGCTGGTGAAAATTATCTCCGGCTTTGCTGCTCAGCAGAAGCCAATGCAAAACTCACTTCCG GAGACACAGACCTGAAGGCATTAGACCTTCGGGAGACGTAA